The following proteins are encoded in a genomic region of Elgaria multicarinata webbii isolate HBS135686 ecotype San Diego chromosome 16, rElgMul1.1.pri, whole genome shotgun sequence:
- the MNS1 gene encoding meiosis-specific nuclear structural protein 1 has product MAMTQKSNRPRLTAAQQLDRKQHEAYFQEMKELEHEKKVQRVHQLEVMWEAEDRVEQKRVTRMLKEEEHEQRMEEAIQRAEENKRLRELELQQEEKLAAELARLNHDKVKDEKMRQQIRENSIELRDLERKLKSAYMNKERAAQIAEKKALKYEKMKGDAEIYKAMKEEQERAVEEESAAGARRNQEALLYQRELEKQLEERERRKQAAYEEFLREKLLIDEIVRKIYDEDEKAKQERLEKKRATQRFIEEFKKDQVIRKRRQREEMEEENRKLMEFANMWQEREDDRMAKVHEVEEKKRNLQQTLAEALEREQQEREELEQIRAELYFEEQAEAERKKEMEEMEKKIRQRLELRKSYEEQLAMREVLLQAMKEEEAAFRQTMLAKFAEDDRIEQMNAQKRRMKQLEHRREVQKLIEDRRKQFLADKERELEERQLEERRKGIVNDIIEEERQKLLKEHAVKLLGYLPRGILKDEQDVNMLGEEFRQAFQKRKGNDGLSGDN; this is encoded by the exons ATG GCGATGACACAGAAGAGCAATCGGCCGCGGCTGACGGCAGCACAGCAGCTGGACCGAAAGCAACATGAGGCCTACTTCCAAGAAATGAAAGAGTTGGAGCATGAGAAGAAGGTGCAGCGCGTCCACCAACTAGAAGTGATGTGGGAGGCTGAGGATCGCGTTGAGCAGAAGCGTGTCACACGGATGCTCAAGGAGGAGGAGCATGAGCAGCGCATGGAAGAAGCCATCCAGAGG GCAGAAGAGAATAAAAGGCTGAGAGAACTGGAGTTGCAACAGGAAGAAAAACTGGCAGCTGAGTTAGCAAGATTAAACCATGACAAAGTTAAAGATGAAAAGATGAGGCAGCAAATAAGAGAGAACAG TATTGAACTTCGGGACCTGGAGAGGAAGCTGAAGTCTGCATATATGAATAAAGAGAGGGCTGCCCAGATCGCTGAGAAAAAAGCTCTAAAATATGAAAAAATG AAAGGTGATGCAGAGATATACAAAGccatgaaggaagagcaggaaagagcggtaGAGGAAGAGAGTGCTGCTGGAGCGAGGCGGAATCAGGAGGCGCTGCTCTATCAGCGAGAACTGGAGAAACAGCTTGAGGAACGAGAGAGACGGAAGCAGGCAGCCTATGAGGAGTTCCTAAGAGAGAAACTCTTGATTGATGAAATCGTGAGAAAGATCTACGACGAAGATGAAAA ggcaaaacaaGAAAGGCTAGAGAAAAAGAGAGCAACTCAGAGATTCATCGAAGAATTCAAAAAGGATCAAGTTATACGGAAGAGACGGCAGCGTGAAGAGATGGAAGAGGAAAACCGAAAACTAATGGAATTTGCCAACATGTGGCAGGAAAGAGAAGATGACAGGATGGCAAAAGTCCACGAAGTCGAGGAGAAAAAACGAAACCTCCAGCAAACG CTTGCAGAGGCTCTGGAAAGAGAGCAGCAGGAGCGAGAAGAACTCGAGCAGATCCGAGCAGAGCTGTATTTTGAAGAACAAgcagaggcagagagaaagaaggagatg gaggagatggagaagaaaatTAGGCAGCGCTTAGAGTTGCGAAAATCGTATGAAGAACAATTGGCCATGCGGGAGGTGCTGCTGCAGGcgatgaaggaagaggaagctgcctttCGCCAAACGATGCTCGCCAAGTTTGCAGAGGATGATCGCATTGAGCAGATGAACGCTCAGAAACGAAGAATGAAGCAGCTGGAGCACAGGAGGGAAGTACAGAAGCTCATCGAAGACCGGCGCAAGCAGTTCCTCGCAGACAAG gAACGTGAACTTGAAGAAAGACAGctggaggaaagaaggaaaggaatcgTTAATGACATCATTGAGGAAGAGCGACAGAAACTCCTTAAAGAACATGCGGTTAAACTATTGGGATATCTCCCCAGA GGAATCCTTAAAGATGAGCAAGATGTGAATATGCTTGGAGAAGAGTTCCGGCAAGCTTTtcagaagagaaaagggaatgaTGGACTTTCAGGAGACAACTGA